In Vicinamibacteria bacterium, the following are encoded in one genomic region:
- a CDS encoding membrane dipeptidase, whose translation MSMTAESLCRREFLSRGAALAAVPLAPTFLVQDAASRARRLVEEATVIDMLAPLSIVDERSDEWARNPASFTEEDFRIYRSSGIDVFHDTTGGGASDDPFARALYWAARWNGFLAYHSDWFLRITTVEHLKQVNGSGKLGFLLGLQNSDHFRTVDDVDLFHGLGQRVSQLTYNSQNRLGTGSMDRSDGGLSDYGADVVKRMNEVGMAVDLGHCGDRTTLDGIEASVKPALITHTNVRALVPGYPRNKTDEALKKMAAKGGVVGMTAVRSFVHHSEPTTIDHLLDHYDYVAKLIGVEHLGIGSDTDVRGGYDAQSRDVWEKTGGRYREQYRFREKIDMDEMTKPERTVLLTEGLIRRGYSDADVKGILGGNFQRVLSEIWTV comes from the coding sequence ATGAGCATGACCGCTGAATCCCTCTGCCGCCGCGAGTTCCTTTCAAGGGGAGCGGCGCTCGCCGCCGTGCCTCTAGCTCCGACGTTCCTCGTTCAAGACGCCGCGAGTCGGGCGAGGAGGCTCGTCGAGGAAGCGACGGTCATCGACATGCTGGCGCCGCTCTCGATCGTCGACGAACGGTCCGATGAGTGGGCCCGAAACCCCGCAAGCTTTACCGAGGAAGACTTCCGCATCTATCGAAGCTCGGGCATCGACGTCTTTCACGACACCACCGGCGGCGGCGCGTCCGACGATCCGTTCGCGCGCGCCCTTTACTGGGCGGCGCGGTGGAATGGATTCCTCGCCTACCACTCCGACTGGTTCCTCCGCATCACTACCGTCGAGCACTTGAAGCAGGTCAACGGTTCGGGAAAGCTCGGCTTTCTCCTCGGGCTTCAGAACTCCGACCACTTTCGCACCGTCGATGACGTCGACCTCTTCCATGGGCTCGGGCAGCGGGTCTCGCAGCTCACCTACAACAGCCAGAACCGGCTCGGCACGGGGTCCATGGATCGAAGCGATGGGGGCTTGAGCGACTATGGAGCCGACGTCGTCAAGCGCATGAACGAAGTCGGAATGGCGGTCGACCTCGGCCATTGCGGCGACCGGACGACCCTCGACGGCATCGAGGCCTCGGTGAAGCCCGCCCTCATCACCCACACCAACGTGCGGGCCCTCGTTCCCGGCTATCCCCGCAACAAGACCGACGAAGCGCTGAAGAAGATGGCGGCGAAGGGCGGGGTCGTGGGGATGACGGCGGTGCGGAGCTTCGTCCACCACTCCGAACCAACTACCATCGATCATCTTCTCGATCATTACGACTACGTGGCGAAACTCATCGGCGTCGAGCACCTGGGCATCGGTTCCGACACCGACGTCCGAGGCGGGTACGACGCCCAGAGCCGGGACGTCTGGGAGAAGACCGGCGGCCGCTACCGCGAGCAGTACCGCTTCCGGGAGAAGATCGACATGGACGAGATGACGAAGCCGGAGAGGACGGTTCTCCTCACCGAAGGTCTCATTCGGCGCGGCTACAGCGATGCCGACGTCAAGGGCATCCTCGGCGGTAACTTCCAGCGCGTTTTGAGCGAGATCTGGACGGTGTGA